One stretch of Corvus hawaiiensis isolate bCorHaw1 chromosome 1, bCorHaw1.pri.cur, whole genome shotgun sequence DNA includes these proteins:
- the GPR141 gene encoding probable G-protein coupled receptor 141 isoform X1, giving the protein MQDQTEKNMYQEDLRNVTEGTRNSSDSSSAFVHTSTMSAILVTVYSVAFAGGGIGSIMMAFVLLKMNSLSVTTTAIINLVVVHCLLLFTVPFRLHYYVKKKWVFDMPFCKMVSAMVHIHMYLTFLFYVITLVIRWLIFFQWKDKVEFYRKLHAIVASAAVWVFAMVFGLPLLYFEYGRSGLYNNTTCFKFHKELQQESVKALNYTIIVAVALVSCVLLGLQIFILVKVARKFSTSLCSHQEFWAQVKNLIFIWVIIIWFLPYHLFRAYYIQHVSDFDQLESYNEVFLSLTALSCLDLLSFVLSGNRFFMQSVGMLHRRSPCC; this is encoded by the exons ATGCAAGATCAAACAGAAAAG AATATGTACCAGGAAGATCTCAGGAACGTGACTGAAGGGACCAGGAACAGCAGTGACTCCTCTTCTGCCTTTGTACACACCAGCACCATGAGTGCCATACTGGTTACTGTCTACTCGGTGGCCTTTGCTGGAGGTGGAATTGGGTCCATCATGATGGCGTTTGTGCTGCTTAAGATGAACAGTCTGTCTGTGACCACGACTGCCATCATTAACCTGGTTGTTGTGcactgcctcctcctcttcacGGTGCCCTTCCGCCTCCACTATTATGTGAAAAAGAAGTGGGTATTTGATATGCCATTTTGCAAAATGGTGAGTGCCATGGTGCACATCCACATGTACCTGACCTTCCTATTTTATGTGATCACACTGGTGATCCGGTGGCTCATCTTCTTTCAGTGGAAGGACAAGGTGGAGTTTTACAGGAAGCTGCACGCCATTGTGGCAAGCGCTGCTGTGTGGGTCTTTGCCATGGTCTTTGGGTTGCCGCTCTTGTACTTTGAGTACGGACGCTCAGGCTTATACAATAATACAACATGCTTCAAGTTCCACAAAGAACTACAGCAGGAGAGTGTGAAGGCCCTGAACTACACCATAATTGTGGCTGTTGCTCTCGTTTCTTGTGTCCTCTTAGGCTTGCAGATTTTCATCCTGGTAAAAGTGGCGAGAAAATTTTCCACCTCCCTCTGTTCACACCAAGAGTTCTGGGCCCAGGTAAAAAACTTGATTTTCATCTGGGTGATCATAATTTGGTTCCTTCCCTACCACCTGTTTAGGGCCTATTACATACAGCATGTGAGTGATTTTGACCAGTTAGAAAGCTACAATGAGGTTTTCCTAAGCCTGACAGCTCTGAGCTGTCTCGACCTGCTGTCATTTGTGCTCAGTGGAAACCGCTTCTTCATGCAAAGTGTGGGGATGCTCCACAGGAGGTCGCCTTGCTGCTAG
- the GPR141 gene encoding probable G-protein coupled receptor 141 isoform X2: MYQEDLRNVTEGTRNSSDSSSAFVHTSTMSAILVTVYSVAFAGGGIGSIMMAFVLLKMNSLSVTTTAIINLVVVHCLLLFTVPFRLHYYVKKKWVFDMPFCKMVSAMVHIHMYLTFLFYVITLVIRWLIFFQWKDKVEFYRKLHAIVASAAVWVFAMVFGLPLLYFEYGRSGLYNNTTCFKFHKELQQESVKALNYTIIVAVALVSCVLLGLQIFILVKVARKFSTSLCSHQEFWAQVKNLIFIWVIIIWFLPYHLFRAYYIQHVSDFDQLESYNEVFLSLTALSCLDLLSFVLSGNRFFMQSVGMLHRRSPCC; this comes from the coding sequence ATGTACCAGGAAGATCTCAGGAACGTGACTGAAGGGACCAGGAACAGCAGTGACTCCTCTTCTGCCTTTGTACACACCAGCACCATGAGTGCCATACTGGTTACTGTCTACTCGGTGGCCTTTGCTGGAGGTGGAATTGGGTCCATCATGATGGCGTTTGTGCTGCTTAAGATGAACAGTCTGTCTGTGACCACGACTGCCATCATTAACCTGGTTGTTGTGcactgcctcctcctcttcacGGTGCCCTTCCGCCTCCACTATTATGTGAAAAAGAAGTGGGTATTTGATATGCCATTTTGCAAAATGGTGAGTGCCATGGTGCACATCCACATGTACCTGACCTTCCTATTTTATGTGATCACACTGGTGATCCGGTGGCTCATCTTCTTTCAGTGGAAGGACAAGGTGGAGTTTTACAGGAAGCTGCACGCCATTGTGGCAAGCGCTGCTGTGTGGGTCTTTGCCATGGTCTTTGGGTTGCCGCTCTTGTACTTTGAGTACGGACGCTCAGGCTTATACAATAATACAACATGCTTCAAGTTCCACAAAGAACTACAGCAGGAGAGTGTGAAGGCCCTGAACTACACCATAATTGTGGCTGTTGCTCTCGTTTCTTGTGTCCTCTTAGGCTTGCAGATTTTCATCCTGGTAAAAGTGGCGAGAAAATTTTCCACCTCCCTCTGTTCACACCAAGAGTTCTGGGCCCAGGTAAAAAACTTGATTTTCATCTGGGTGATCATAATTTGGTTCCTTCCCTACCACCTGTTTAGGGCCTATTACATACAGCATGTGAGTGATTTTGACCAGTTAGAAAGCTACAATGAGGTTTTCCTAAGCCTGACAGCTCTGAGCTGTCTCGACCTGCTGTCATTTGTGCTCAGTGGAAACCGCTTCTTCATGCAAAGTGTGGGGATGCTCCACAGGAGGTCGCCTTGCTGCTAG